One part of the Arabidopsis thaliana chromosome 1 sequence genome encodes these proteins:
- the NIA2 gene encoding nitrate reductase 2 (nitrate reductase 2 (NIA2); FUNCTIONS IN: nitrate reductase activity, nitrate reductase (NADH) activity; INVOLVED IN: nitric oxide biosynthetic process, nitrate assimilation, response to light stimulus, response to symbiotic fungus; LOCATED IN: plasma membrane, vacuole; EXPRESSED IN: 25 plant structures; EXPRESSED DURING: 13 growth stages; CONTAINS InterPro DOMAIN/s: Nitrate reductase NADH dependent (InterPro:IPR012137), Cytochrome b5, heme-binding site (InterPro:IPR018506), Ferredoxin reductase-type FAD-binding domain (InterPro:IPR017927), Oxidoreductase, FAD-binding domain (InterPro:IPR008333), Immunoglobulin E-set (InterPro:IPR014756), Cytochrome b5 (InterPro:IPR001199), NADH:cytochrome b5 reductase (CBR) (InterPro:IPR001834), Oxidoreductase, molybdopterin-binding domain (InterPro:IPR000572), Oxidoreductase FAD/NAD(P)-binding (InterPro:IPR001433), Oxidoreductase, molybdopterin binding site (InterPro:IPR022407), Riboflavin synthase-like beta-barrel (InterPro:IPR017938), Eukaryotic molybdopterin oxidoreductase (InterPro:IPR008335), Flavoprotein pyridine nucleotide cytochrome reductase (InterPro:IPR001709), Moybdenum cofactor oxidoreductase, dimerisation (InterPro:IPR005066); BEST Arabidopsis thaliana protein match is: nitrate reductase 1 (TAIR:AT1G77760.1); Has 14440 Blast hits to 14066 proteins in 2196 species: Archae - 142; Bacteria - 6584; Metazoa - 1752; Fungi - 2225; Plants - 1476; Viruses - 3; Other Eukaryotes - 2258 (source: NCBI BLink).): MAASVDNRQYARLEPGLNGVVRSYKPPVPGRSDSPKAHQNQTTNQTVFLKPAKVHDDDEDVSSEDENETHNSNAVYYKEMIRKSNAELEPSVLDPRDEYTADSWIERNPSMVRLTGKHPFNSEAPLNRLMHHGFITPVPLHYVRNHGHVPKAQWAEWTVEVTGFVKRPMKFTMDQLVSEFAYREFAATLVCAGNRRKEQNMVKKSKGFNWGSAGVSTSVWRGVPLCDVLRRCGIFSRKGGALNVCFEGSEDLPGGAGTAGSKYGTSIKKEYAMDPSRDIILAYMQNGEYLTPDHGFPVRIIIPGFIGGRMVKWLKRIIVTTKESDNFYHFKDNRVLPSLVDAELADEEGWWYKPEYIINELNINSVITTPCHEEILPINAFTTQRPYTLKGYAYSGGGKKVTRVEVTVDGGETWNVCALDHQEKPNKYGKFWCWCFWSLEVEVLDLLSAKEIAVRAWDETLNTQPEKMIWNLMGMMNNCWFRVKTNVCKPHKGEIGIVFEHPTLPGNESGGWMAKERHLEKSADAPPSLKKSVSTPFMNTTAKMYSMSEVKKHNSADSCWIIVHGHIYDCTRFLMDHPGGSDSILINAGTDCTEEFEAIHSDKAKKMLEDYRIGELITTGYSSDSSSPNNSVHGSSAVFSLLAPIGEATPVRNLALVNPRAKVPVQLVEKTSISHDVRKFRFALPVEDMVLGLPVGKHIFLCATINDKLCLRAYTPSSTVDVVGYFELVVKIYFGGVHPRFPNGGLMSQYLDSLPIGSTLEIKGPLGHVEYLGKGSFTVHGKPKFADKLAMLAGGTGITPVYQIIQAILKDPEDETEMYVIYANRTEEDILLREELDGWAEQYPDRLKVWYVVESAKEGWAYSTGFISEAIMREHIPDGLDGSALAMACGPPPMIQFAVQPNLEKMQYNIKEDFLIF; the protein is encoded by the exons ATGGCGGCCTCTGTAGATAATCGCCAATACGCTCGTCTCGAGCCAGGTTTGAACGGCGTGGTTCGTTCTTACAAACCTCCCGTTCCAGGCCGGTCCGATTCCCCTAAGGCGCACCAGAACCAAACCACCAACCAAACCGTGTTCTTGAAACCAGCCAAGGTTCATGACGATGACGAAGACGTGTCGAGCGAAGACGAGAACGAGACACACAACAGCAACGCCGTGTACTACAAGGAGATGATAAGAAAATCCAACGCCGAGCTTGAACCGTCCGTTTTGGACCCGAGGGACGAATACACGGCTGATAGCTGGATCGAGCGTAACCCTTCCATGGTACGTCTCACAGGGAAACATCCCTTCAACTCCGAGGCGCCTCTTAACCGTTTAATGCACCACGGGTTTATCACCCCTGTCCCGTTGCACTACGTTCGTAACCACGGCCACGTCCCTAAAGCCCAATGGGCCGAATGGACGGTCGAGGTGACCGGATTCGTCAAACGGCCCATGAAATTCACCATGGACCAGCTCGTCTCCGAGTTTGCTTACCGCGAGTTCGCCGCGACGCTAGTCTGCGCGGGGAACCGCCGTAAGGAACAGAACATGGTGAAGAAGTCAAAGGGATTCAACTGGGGATCCGCCGGAGTTTCCACCTCCGTGTGGCGTGGTGTCCCTCTCTGCGACGTACTGCGTCGCTGCGGGATCTTTAGCCGAAAAGGCGGCGCTCTCAACGTCTGCTTCGAAGGGTCGGAGGATCTTCCGGGCGGTGCCGGAACTGCTGGTTCCAAATACGGAACGAGCATCAAGAAGGAATATGCCATGGATCCATCAAGAGACATCATTTTGGCTTATATGCAAAACGGAGAGTATCTAACACCAGACCACGGTTTTCCGGTTCGGATCATCATCCCCGGTTTCATTGGTGGCCGGATGGTTAAATGGTTGAAACGAATCATTGTCACAACTAAAGAATCCGACAATTTCTACCATTTCAAGGACAACAGAGTTTTACCTTCTTTGGTAGACGCCGAACTCGCCGACGAAGAAG gtTGGTGGTATAAGCCAGAGTACATAATCAACGAGCTAAACATAAACTCCGTGATTACGACGCCATGTCACGAGGAGATTCTTCCCATCAACGCTTTCACAACCCAAAGACCTTATACTTTAAAGGGTTACGCATATTCCG gaggTGGAAAAAAAGTGACCCGTGTGGAGGTCACGGTAGATGGTGGAGAGACATGGAACGTATGTGCACTTGACCATCAAGAGAAGCCAAACAAGTATGGGAAGTTCTGGTGTTGGTGTTTTTGGTCACTTGAGGTTGAGGTTTTGGACTTGCTTAGTGCCAAAGAGATTGCTGTTCGTGCATGGGACGAGACTCTCAACACGCAGCCCGAGAAAATGATATGGAATCTCATGGGGATGATGAATAACTGCTGGTTTAGAGTGAAGACTAACGTGTGCAAGCCACACAAGGGAGAGATTGGGATTGTGTTCGAGCATCCAACGCTTCCTGGTAATGAATCTGGTGGATGGATGGCGAAGGAACGTCACCTCGAAAAATCGGCTGACGCGCCTCCTAGTCTAAAGAAGTCTGTCTCGACGCCGTTTATGAACACAACTGCGAAGATGTACTCGATGTCCGAGGTCAAGAAGCATAATTCGGCTGACTCTTGCTGGATCATTGTCCATGGACATATCTATGATTGTACACGATTCCTTATGGATCACCCGGGTGGTTCGGATTCAATCTTGATCAATGCTGGTACGGATTGTACGGAGGAGTTTGAAGCCATTCACTCGGATAAAGCCAAGAAGATGCTTGAGGATTACCGTATCGGTGAGCTCATCACCACTGGTTATTCCTCTGACTCTTCCTCGCCTAACAACTCGGTTCACGGTTCATCCGCCGTGTTCTCGCTGTTGGCTCCCATTGGAGAGGCGACTCCGGTTAGGAACCTCGCTTTGGTTAATCCCCGGGCTAAAGTCCCGGTTCAACTCGTCGAAAAGACTTCCATTTCTCATGATGTTCGTAAATTCCGGTTTGCTTTACCGGTTGAGGATATGGTTCTAGGCTTACCGGTTGGTAAGCACATTTTCCTTTGCGCCACCATCAATGACAAGCTCTGCCTCAGAGCTTACACACCAAGCAGCACCGTTGATGTGGTTGGCTACTTCGAGCTCGTGGTCAAGATTTACTTTGGCGGTGTCCACCCAAGATTCCCTAACGGCGGGCTCATGTCTCAGTACCTAGACTCTTTGCCTATAGGGTCAACTTTGGAGATTAAAGGACCATTGGGTCACGTTGAGTATCTCGGCAAGGGTAGTTTCACGGTTCACGGTAAACCAAAGTTTGCTGATAAATTGGCAATGTTGGCAGGTGGAACCGGAATAACTCCGGTTTACCAAATTATCCAAGCCATTCTCAAGGATCCAGAGGATGAGACTGAAATGTACGTCATTTATGCTAACCGGACCGAGGAAGATATTCTCCTAAGGGAGGAACTGGATGGTTGGGCAGAGCAATACCCGGACCGGTTAAAGGTTTGGTACGTAGTGGAATCAGCTAAGGAAGGTTGGGCATACAGTACCGGGTTTATTTCCGAGGCGATTATGCGAGAACATATCCCTGATGGATTAGATGGCTCAGCCCTTGCCATGGCTTGCGGACCACCACCGATGATTCAGTTTGCGGTTCAGCCGAATTTGGAGAAGATGCAATATAACATCAAGGAGGATTTCTTGATATTCTAG
- the MCT1 gene encoding MEI2 C-terminal RRM only like 1 (MEI2 C-terminal RRM only like 1 (MCT1); CONTAINS InterPro DOMAIN/s: RNA recognition motif 2 (InterPro:IPR007201); BEST Arabidopsis thaliana protein match is: terminal EAR1-like 1 (TAIR:AT3G26120.1); Has 331 Blast hits to 331 proteins in 67 species: Archae - 0; Bacteria - 0; Metazoa - 0; Fungi - 29; Plants - 216; Viruses - 0; Other Eukaryotes - 86 (source: NCBI BLink).), which produces METKKPTKSLNPYAPAFTPPSRSPPLFNFNKPFPCYNKPFKAITGAHVKPEKNPFVRYGFCHRRCLPPRLLKKPLPENKLAGRTSVMVKNIPNCLGKRANLGYAFVNFTSSLAAERFRREFENFSWDNIGFRKKICEITVAKYQGKEELTRHFRNSRFTCHTDDYLPVVLSPPSNGFTAYTLTKLGYRVGALGGGSRNASLR; this is translated from the exons ATGGAAACGAAAAAACCCACTAAATCTTTAAACCCATACGCACCGGCGTTTACTCCTCCTTCTCGTTCTCCTCCTTTGTTTAACTTTAACAAGCCATTTCCTTGTTACAACAAGCCTTTTAAAGCTATTACCGGCGCTCATGTTAAGCCGGAAAAAAACCCTTTCGTCCGTTATGGGTTTTGTCACCGGAGATGTCTCCCACCAAGGCTTTTGAAGAAGCCTTTACCGGAAAATAAGCTCGCCGGAAGAACCTCGGTCATGGTTAAGAATATACCTAACTGTCTCGG GAAACGAGCCAATTTGGGTTACGCCTTCGTTAACTTCACGAGCTCTCTCGCAGCGGAGAGATTCCGGAGAGAATTTGAAAACTTCTCTTGGGACAATATCGGGTTCAGGAAGAAGATTTGCGAAATTACAGTGGCTAAGTATCag GGGAAAGAAGAGCTGACTCGACATTTCAGGAACTCAAGGTTTACTTGCCACACCGACGATTATCTCCCGGTGGTTCTCTCGCCCCCGAGCAACGGCTTCACGGCTTATACTCTCACAAAACTTGGTTACCGAGTCGGCGCACTTGGTGGTGGTTCACGAAACGCTTCATTGCGTTAa
- the MCT1 gene encoding MEI2 C-terminal RRM only like 1 (MEI2 C-terminal RRM only like 1 (MCT1); CONTAINS InterPro DOMAIN/s: RNA recognition motif 2 (InterPro:IPR007201); BEST Arabidopsis thaliana protein match is: terminal EAR1-like 2 (TAIR:AT1G67770.1); Has 394 Blast hits to 394 proteins in 86 species: Archae - 0; Bacteria - 0; Metazoa - 0; Fungi - 60; Plants - 240; Viruses - 0; Other Eukaryotes - 94 (source: NCBI BLink).) encodes METKKPTKSLNPYAPAFTPPSRSPPLFNFNKPFPCYNKPFKAITGAHVKPEKNPFVRYGFCHRRCLPPRLLKKPLPENKLAGRTSVMVKNIPNCLGRMDLLRILDNHCRKHNEKSSYDFLYLPMDFGKRANLGYAFVNFTSSLAAERFRREFENFSWDNIGFRKKICEITVAKYQGKEELTRHFRNSRFTCHTDDYLPVVLSPPSNGFTAYTLTKLGYRVGALGGGSRNASLR; translated from the exons ATGGAAACGAAAAAACCCACTAAATCTTTAAACCCATACGCACCGGCGTTTACTCCTCCTTCTCGTTCTCCTCCTTTGTTTAACTTTAACAAGCCATTTCCTTGTTACAACAAGCCTTTTAAAGCTATTACCGGCGCTCATGTTAAGCCGGAAAAAAACCCTTTCGTCCGTTATGGGTTTTGTCACCGGAGATGTCTCCCACCAAGGCTTTTGAAGAAGCCTTTACCGGAAAATAAGCTCGCCGGAAGAACCTCGGTCATGGTTAAGAATATACCTAACTGTCTCGG ACGAATGGATCTCTTGAGGATTTTGGACAATCATTGTCGGAAACACAATGAAAAATCTTCCTACGACTTTCTTTATCTGCCTATGGATTTTGG GAAACGAGCCAATTTGGGTTACGCCTTCGTTAACTTCACGAGCTCTCTCGCAGCGGAGAGATTCCGGAGAGAATTTGAAAACTTCTCTTGGGACAATATCGGGTTCAGGAAGAAGATTTGCGAAATTACAGTGGCTAAGTATCag GGGAAAGAAGAGCTGACTCGACATTTCAGGAACTCAAGGTTTACTTGCCACACCGACGATTATCTCCCGGTGGTTCTCTCGCCCCCGAGCAACGGCTTCACGGCTTATACTCTCACAAAACTTGGTTACCGAGTCGGCGCACTTGGTGGTGGTTCACGAAACGCTTCATTGCGTTAa